In one window of Trichoplusia ni isolate ovarian cell line Hi5 unplaced genomic scaffold, tn1 tig00003437, whole genome shotgun sequence DNA:
- the LOC113507884 gene encoding probable medium-chain specific acyl-CoA dehydrogenase, mitochondrial isoform X4: MNPITQVIRATRPIYRKLSTSAPVAAAAKPLPTTGMCFELSEEQKALQDLARKFTREEIVPVAAQYDKTGEYPWPIVKKAWEVGLMNGHIPEHCGGMGLGVFDTCLIAEEMSYGCSGITGPITVTLIGQMPVIIAGNKEQQKKYLGRLIEEPIVAAYCVTEPGAGSDVAGVKTRAEKKGDEWIINGQKMWITNGGVANWYFVLARTNPDPKCPASKAFTGFIVEREWAGVTPGRKEQNMGQRASDTRGITFEDVRVPKENVLIGEGAGFKIAMGAFDKTRPPVAAGATGLAQRALTEATKYALERKTFGVPIARHQAVAFMLADMAIGVETARLAWMRAAWMADYGIRNTVLASVAKCHASEIANKAAADAVQIFGGNGFNTDYPVEKLMRDAKIYQIYEGTSQIQRLIISREILNNAMQSN; the protein is encoded by the exons ATGAATCCTATCACACAA GTTATACGCGCCACTAGGCCCATTTACAGGAAGCTGTCGACGTCAGCCCCTGTCGCAGCTGCGGCTAAGCCTCTGCCCACAACGGGAATGTGCTTTG agCTCAGCGAGGAACAGAAGGCTCTCCAAGACTTGGCCCGCAAGTTCACCAGGGAGGAGATTGTCCCAGTAGCGGCCCAATACGATAAGACCGGGGAGTACCCATGGCCCATCGTCAAGAAGGCGTGGGAGGTCGGCCTAATGAACGGCCACATCCCCGAACATTGCG GAGGCATGGGTTTAGGAGTATTCGACACTTGTCTAATAGCTGAAGAGATGTCTTATGGGTGCTCAGGCATTACAGGCCCCATTACTGTCACGTTAATAGGT CAAATGCCCGTCATTATTGCCGGTAATAAGGAACAACAGAAGAAATACCTCGGCAGACTTATTGAAGAGCCTATTGTTGCT gccTATTGTGTGACTGAACCTGGTGCGGGATCCGATGTTGCCGGCGTCAAAACCAGAGCCGAGAAGAAAGGAGACGAGTGGATCATCAACGGACAAAAAATGTGGATCACAAACGGAGGGGTCGCCAACTG GTATTTCGTGCTGGCACGAACCAACCCCGATCCCAAGTGCCCAGCTAGCAAGGCCTTTACCGGTTTTATCGTCGAGAGGGAATGGGCCGGAGTTACACCCGGACGCAAG GAACAAAACATGGGACAGCGTGCGTCGGACACACGTGGCATCACCTTCGAGGACGTTCGCGTTCCCAAAGAAAACGTGCTGATCGGAGAAGGCGCTGGTTTCAAGATCGCTATGGGCGCTTTTGACAAGACTCGCCCCCCG GTAGCAGCTGGTGCTACTGGTTTGGCGCAGCGAGCGCTCACCGAGGCCACTAAGTACGCTCTGGAACGCAAGACGTTCGGCGTCCCGATCGCGAGGCACCAGGCCGTCGCCTTCATGTTGGCTGACATGGCCATCGGCGTGGAGACAGCGCGTCTGGCCTGGATGAGGGCCGCCTGGATGGCTGACTATG GCATCAGGAACACAGTCCTTGCTTCGGTAGCCAAGTGCCACGCTTCTGAAATCGCCAACAAAGCAGCCGCTGACGCCGTACAAATCTTCGGAGGCAACGGTTTCAACACGGACTACCCCGTTGAGAAACTCATGCGAGACGCCAAGATCTACCAGATCTATGAAGGCACGTCACAGATCCAGAGACTCATCATCTCCAGGGAGATCCTCAACAACGCTATGCAATCCaactaa
- the LOC113507884 gene encoding probable medium-chain specific acyl-CoA dehydrogenase, mitochondrial isoform X2: MNPITQVIRATRPIYRKLSTSAPVAAAAKPLPTTGMCFELSEEQKALQDLARKFTREEIVPVAAQYDKTGEYPWPIVKKAWEVGLMNGHIPEHCGGTGLLGVFEDCLIGEEMAFGCAGIYNVMGGSHLGQMPVIIAGNKEQQKKYLGRLIEEPIVAAYCVTEPGAGSDVAGVKTRAEKKGDEWIINGQKMWITNGGVANWYFVLARTNPDPKCPASKAFTGFIVEREWAGVTPGRKEQNMGQRASDTRGITFEDVRVPKENVLIGEGAGFKIAMGAFDKTRPPVAAGATGLAQRALTEATKYALERKTFGVPIARHQAVAFMLADMAIGVETARLAWMRAAWMADYGIRNTVLASVAKCHASEIANKAAADAVQIFGGNGFNTDYPVEKLMRDAKIYQIYEGTSQIQRLIISREILNNAMQSN; encoded by the exons ATGAATCCTATCACACAA GTTATACGCGCCACTAGGCCCATTTACAGGAAGCTGTCGACGTCAGCCCCTGTCGCAGCTGCGGCTAAGCCTCTGCCCACAACGGGAATGTGCTTTG agCTCAGCGAGGAACAGAAGGCTCTCCAAGACTTGGCCCGCAAGTTCACCAGGGAGGAGATTGTCCCAGTAGCGGCCCAATACGATAAGACCGGGGAGTACCCATGGCCCATCGTCAAGAAGGCGTGGGAGGTCGGCCTAATGAACGGCCACATCCCCGAACATTGCG GGGGGACGGGTCTTCTAGGAGTATTCGAAGACTGCCTAATAGGAGAAGAAATGGCATTCGGATGCGCAGGCATCTATAACGTCATGGGAGGCAGCCACTTAGGA CAAATGCCCGTCATTATTGCCGGTAATAAGGAACAACAGAAGAAATACCTCGGCAGACTTATTGAAGAGCCTATTGTTGCT gccTATTGTGTGACTGAACCTGGTGCGGGATCCGATGTTGCCGGCGTCAAAACCAGAGCCGAGAAGAAAGGAGACGAGTGGATCATCAACGGACAAAAAATGTGGATCACAAACGGAGGGGTCGCCAACTG GTATTTCGTGCTGGCACGAACCAACCCCGATCCCAAGTGCCCAGCTAGCAAGGCCTTTACCGGTTTTATCGTCGAGAGGGAATGGGCCGGAGTTACACCCGGACGCAAG GAACAAAACATGGGACAGCGTGCGTCGGACACACGTGGCATCACCTTCGAGGACGTTCGCGTTCCCAAAGAAAACGTGCTGATCGGAGAAGGCGCTGGTTTCAAGATCGCTATGGGCGCTTTTGACAAGACTCGCCCCCCG GTAGCAGCTGGTGCTACTGGTTTGGCGCAGCGAGCGCTCACCGAGGCCACTAAGTACGCTCTGGAACGCAAGACGTTCGGCGTCCCGATCGCGAGGCACCAGGCCGTCGCCTTCATGTTGGCTGACATGGCCATCGGCGTGGAGACAGCGCGTCTGGCCTGGATGAGGGCCGCCTGGATGGCTGACTATG GCATCAGGAACACAGTCCTTGCTTCGGTAGCCAAGTGCCACGCTTCTGAAATCGCCAACAAAGCAGCCGCTGACGCCGTACAAATCTTCGGAGGCAACGGTTTCAACACGGACTACCCCGTTGAGAAACTCATGCGAGACGCCAAGATCTACCAGATCTATGAAGGCACGTCACAGATCCAGAGACTCATCATCTCCAGGGAGATCCTCAACAACGCTATGCAATCCaactaa
- the LOC113507884 gene encoding probable medium-chain specific acyl-CoA dehydrogenase, mitochondrial isoform X3: protein MNPITQVIRATRPIYRKLSTSAPVAAAAKPLPTTGMCFELSEEQKALQDLARKFTREEIVPVAAQYDKTGEYPWPIVKKAWEVGLMNGHIPEHCGGMNMDVFDGCMVAEELAYGCTGIMTAMEASGLGQMPVIIAGNKEQQKKYLGRLIEEPIVAAYCVTEPGAGSDVAGVKTRAEKKGDEWIINGQKMWITNGGVANWYFVLARTNPDPKCPASKAFTGFIVEREWAGVTPGRKEQNMGQRASDTRGITFEDVRVPKENVLIGEGAGFKIAMGAFDKTRPPVAAGATGLAQRALTEATKYALERKTFGVPIARHQAVAFMLADMAIGVETARLAWMRAAWMADYGIRNTVLASVAKCHASEIANKAAADAVQIFGGNGFNTDYPVEKLMRDAKIYQIYEGTSQIQRLIISREILNNAMQSN, encoded by the exons ATGAATCCTATCACACAA GTTATACGCGCCACTAGGCCCATTTACAGGAAGCTGTCGACGTCAGCCCCTGTCGCAGCTGCGGCTAAGCCTCTGCCCACAACGGGAATGTGCTTTG agCTCAGCGAGGAACAGAAGGCTCTCCAAGACTTGGCCCGCAAGTTCACCAGGGAGGAGATTGTCCCAGTAGCGGCCCAATACGATAAGACCGGGGAGTACCCATGGCCCATCGTCAAGAAGGCGTGGGAGGTCGGCCTAATGAACGGCCACATCCCCGAACATTGCG GTGGTATGAATATGGATGTCTTTGACGGGTGTATGGTAGCTGAAGAGCTGGCGTACGGGTGCACAGGCATTATGACAGCAATGGAAGCCAGTGGTCTTGGA CAAATGCCCGTCATTATTGCCGGTAATAAGGAACAACAGAAGAAATACCTCGGCAGACTTATTGAAGAGCCTATTGTTGCT gccTATTGTGTGACTGAACCTGGTGCGGGATCCGATGTTGCCGGCGTCAAAACCAGAGCCGAGAAGAAAGGAGACGAGTGGATCATCAACGGACAAAAAATGTGGATCACAAACGGAGGGGTCGCCAACTG GTATTTCGTGCTGGCACGAACCAACCCCGATCCCAAGTGCCCAGCTAGCAAGGCCTTTACCGGTTTTATCGTCGAGAGGGAATGGGCCGGAGTTACACCCGGACGCAAG GAACAAAACATGGGACAGCGTGCGTCGGACACACGTGGCATCACCTTCGAGGACGTTCGCGTTCCCAAAGAAAACGTGCTGATCGGAGAAGGCGCTGGTTTCAAGATCGCTATGGGCGCTTTTGACAAGACTCGCCCCCCG GTAGCAGCTGGTGCTACTGGTTTGGCGCAGCGAGCGCTCACCGAGGCCACTAAGTACGCTCTGGAACGCAAGACGTTCGGCGTCCCGATCGCGAGGCACCAGGCCGTCGCCTTCATGTTGGCTGACATGGCCATCGGCGTGGAGACAGCGCGTCTGGCCTGGATGAGGGCCGCCTGGATGGCTGACTATG GCATCAGGAACACAGTCCTTGCTTCGGTAGCCAAGTGCCACGCTTCTGAAATCGCCAACAAAGCAGCCGCTGACGCCGTACAAATCTTCGGAGGCAACGGTTTCAACACGGACTACCCCGTTGAGAAACTCATGCGAGACGCCAAGATCTACCAGATCTATGAAGGCACGTCACAGATCCAGAGACTCATCATCTCCAGGGAGATCCTCAACAACGCTATGCAATCCaactaa
- the LOC113507884 gene encoding probable medium-chain specific acyl-CoA dehydrogenase, mitochondrial isoform X1, which yields MNPITQVIRATRPIYRKLSTSAPVAAAAKPLPTTGMCFELSEEQKALQDLARKFTREEIVPVAAQYDKTGEYPWPIVKKAWEVGLMNGHIPEHCGGVGVLGVFEECLVGEEMAFGCTGITTAIGGTNLGQMPVIIAGNKEQQKKYLGRLIEEPIVAAYCVTEPGAGSDVAGVKTRAEKKGDEWIINGQKMWITNGGVANWYFVLARTNPDPKCPASKAFTGFIVEREWAGVTPGRKEQNMGQRASDTRGITFEDVRVPKENVLIGEGAGFKIAMGAFDKTRPPVAAGATGLAQRALTEATKYALERKTFGVPIARHQAVAFMLADMAIGVETARLAWMRAAWMADYGIRNTVLASVAKCHASEIANKAAADAVQIFGGNGFNTDYPVEKLMRDAKIYQIYEGTSQIQRLIISREILNNAMQSN from the exons ATGAATCCTATCACACAA GTTATACGCGCCACTAGGCCCATTTACAGGAAGCTGTCGACGTCAGCCCCTGTCGCAGCTGCGGCTAAGCCTCTGCCCACAACGGGAATGTGCTTTG agCTCAGCGAGGAACAGAAGGCTCTCCAAGACTTGGCCCGCAAGTTCACCAGGGAGGAGATTGTCCCAGTAGCGGCCCAATACGATAAGACCGGGGAGTACCCATGGCCCATCGTCAAGAAGGCGTGGGAGGTCGGCCTAATGAACGGCCACATCCCCGAACATTGCG GGGGCGTGGGTGTTCTTGGAGTGTTTGAGGAGTGCCTTGTAGGCGAGGAAATGGCATTCGGATGCACAGGCATTACTACCGCAATCGGAGGCACCAACTTAGGA CAAATGCCCGTCATTATTGCCGGTAATAAGGAACAACAGAAGAAATACCTCGGCAGACTTATTGAAGAGCCTATTGTTGCT gccTATTGTGTGACTGAACCTGGTGCGGGATCCGATGTTGCCGGCGTCAAAACCAGAGCCGAGAAGAAAGGAGACGAGTGGATCATCAACGGACAAAAAATGTGGATCACAAACGGAGGGGTCGCCAACTG GTATTTCGTGCTGGCACGAACCAACCCCGATCCCAAGTGCCCAGCTAGCAAGGCCTTTACCGGTTTTATCGTCGAGAGGGAATGGGCCGGAGTTACACCCGGACGCAAG GAACAAAACATGGGACAGCGTGCGTCGGACACACGTGGCATCACCTTCGAGGACGTTCGCGTTCCCAAAGAAAACGTGCTGATCGGAGAAGGCGCTGGTTTCAAGATCGCTATGGGCGCTTTTGACAAGACTCGCCCCCCG GTAGCAGCTGGTGCTACTGGTTTGGCGCAGCGAGCGCTCACCGAGGCCACTAAGTACGCTCTGGAACGCAAGACGTTCGGCGTCCCGATCGCGAGGCACCAGGCCGTCGCCTTCATGTTGGCTGACATGGCCATCGGCGTGGAGACAGCGCGTCTGGCCTGGATGAGGGCCGCCTGGATGGCTGACTATG GCATCAGGAACACAGTCCTTGCTTCGGTAGCCAAGTGCCACGCTTCTGAAATCGCCAACAAAGCAGCCGCTGACGCCGTACAAATCTTCGGAGGCAACGGTTTCAACACGGACTACCCCGTTGAGAAACTCATGCGAGACGCCAAGATCTACCAGATCTATGAAGGCACGTCACAGATCCAGAGACTCATCATCTCCAGGGAGATCCTCAACAACGCTATGCAATCCaactaa